Proteins encoded together in one Bosea sp. (in: a-proteobacteria) window:
- the tsaD gene encoding tRNA (adenosine(37)-N6)-threonylcarbamoyltransferase complex transferase subunit TsaD yields the protein MRVLGIETTCDETAAAIVCVERSGETKILSNEVLSQIAAHAAYGGVVPEIAARAHVEAIDRIIARAFAHAGLKPDEIDAVAAAAGPGLVGGVMVGLTAGKAIALVTGKPFIAVNHLEAHALTARLTDDLAFPYVLLLVSGGHTQLLAVCGVGDYLRLGGTIDDAVGEAFDKIAKMLALPYPGGPSVEREAAKGDPERFDFPRPMQGRPNPDFSLSGLKTAVRLVAERIAPLSDRDVADLSASFQAAIVDVMVDRTRAGLRACREAGITPSTLVVAGGVAANQAIRAGLSRLATEAGLPMVAPPLDLCGDNGAMIAWAGLERLRLGLVDDMGAVARPRWPLTELPAPPPAVA from the coding sequence ATGCGTGTTCTGGGGATAGAGACGACCTGCGACGAAACGGCGGCCGCGATCGTCTGCGTCGAGCGCTCCGGCGAGACGAAGATCCTGTCGAACGAGGTCTTGAGCCAGATCGCGGCGCATGCCGCCTATGGCGGCGTGGTGCCAGAGATCGCGGCGCGCGCCCATGTCGAGGCGATCGACCGCATCATCGCGCGCGCCTTCGCCCATGCCGGCCTGAAGCCCGACGAGATCGACGCCGTCGCGGCGGCGGCGGGGCCGGGCCTCGTCGGCGGCGTCATGGTCGGCCTCACCGCCGGCAAGGCGATCGCGCTCGTGACGGGAAAGCCCTTCATCGCGGTCAACCATCTCGAGGCGCATGCGCTGACCGCCCGCCTCACCGACGATCTCGCCTTTCCCTATGTCCTGCTGCTCGTCTCCGGCGGCCATACCCAGCTTCTCGCCGTGTGCGGCGTCGGCGACTATCTCAGGCTCGGCGGCACCATCGACGACGCCGTCGGCGAAGCCTTCGACAAGATCGCCAAGATGCTGGCGCTGCCCTATCCCGGCGGTCCTTCGGTCGAGCGCGAGGCGGCCAAGGGCGATCCCGAGCGCTTCGACTTCCCGCGTCCGATGCAGGGCCGGCCGAACCCGGATTTCTCGCTCTCCGGCCTCAAGACCGCCGTGCGCCTCGTCGCCGAGCGGATCGCGCCGCTCTCGGACCGGGACGTCGCCGATCTTAGCGCCTCCTTCCAGGCGGCGATCGTCGACGTCATGGTCGACCGCACCCGCGCCGGCCTCAGGGCCTGCCGCGAGGCCGGCATCACCCCTTCGACACTGGTCGTCGCCGGCGGCGTCGCCGCCAACCAGGCGATCCGCGCCGGCCTTTCCCGGCTCGCGACCGAGGCCGGCCTGCCGATGGTCGCCCCGCCGCTGGATCTCTGCGGCGACAATGGCGCGATGATCGCCTGGGCCGGGCTGGAGCGGCTGAGGCTCGGCCTCGTCGACGACATGGGCGCGGTCGCCCGCCCGCGCTGGCCGCTCACCGAACTCCCGGCCCCGCCGCCGGCCGTCGCATGA
- a CDS encoding NAD(P)H-dependent glycerol-3-phosphate dehydrogenase — MSPRAYREIGVVGAGAYGTALALAAARAGCDVRLWARDAGTVAAIGRTRQAPRLPGIDLPEAIRATGSLDNLARCDALIVAVPTQALRGICEALAASLPPRVPVISAAKGIEQASGRFATGIIAEAWPGATPAILSGPSFAADIGRGLPTAVTLAASDAALAQALAEALSSPAFRIYHSADPRGVEIGGAAKNVLAIAAGITIGLGFGESARAALVARGFAELRRFGEAYGGEPETLMGLSGLGDVVLSCASAQSRNFAYGLALGQGSSPAEAAGGRLAEGAFTAPILAAMARAKRIETPIAAAVAGVIAGEAGVREAVAALLARPIRAE; from the coding sequence ATGAGCCCGCGGGCCTATCGCGAGATCGGCGTCGTCGGTGCCGGCGCCTATGGCACGGCGCTCGCGCTCGCCGCCGCCCGCGCCGGCTGCGATGTCCGGCTCTGGGCGCGCGATGCGGGAACCGTCGCGGCGATCGGGCGGACGCGGCAGGCGCCGCGCCTGCCCGGCATCGACCTGCCCGAGGCCATCCGCGCGACCGGTTCGCTCGACAACCTCGCCCGCTGCGACGCCCTGATCGTCGCCGTGCCGACGCAGGCGCTGCGCGGGATTTGCGAGGCGCTGGCTGCAAGCCTGCCGCCGCGCGTGCCGGTGATCTCCGCCGCCAAGGGCATCGAGCAGGCGAGCGGCCGCTTCGCGACCGGGATCATCGCGGAGGCCTGGCCGGGCGCCACGCCGGCGATCCTCTCCGGCCCGAGCTTCGCCGCCGATATCGGGCGCGGGCTGCCGACCGCGGTCACGCTCGCGGCCAGCGACGCAGCGCTGGCGCAGGCGCTCGCCGAGGCGCTGAGCTCGCCGGCCTTCCGGATCTATCATTCCGCCGATCCGCGCGGCGTCGAAATCGGCGGCGCGGCCAAGAACGTGCTCGCCATCGCCGCCGGCATCACGATCGGGCTCGGCTTCGGCGAGAGCGCGCGGGCCGCGCTGGTGGCGCGCGGCTTCGCCGAGTTGCGCCGCTTCGGCGAGGCCTATGGCGGCGAGCCTGAGACGCTGATGGGCCTGTCGGGGCTCGGCGACGTCGTGCTGAGCTGCGCCTCGGCGCAATCGCGCAACTTCGCCTACGGTCTGGCGCTGGGCCAGGGTTCAAGCCCGGCCGAGGCCGCCGGCGGCAGGCTGGCGGAAGGCGCCTTCACCGCGCCCATCCTCGCCGCGATGGCGCGGGCGAAGCGGATCGAGACCCCGATCGCGGCGGCGGTCGCAGGCGTCATCGCAGGGGAAGCCGGCGTGCGCGAGGCAGTGGCGGCGCTGCTGGCGCGGCCGATCCGGGCGGAATGA
- the acs gene encoding acetate--CoA ligase, giving the protein MSETIYDVPAAWAKKAWLNEAKYRKMYTASIKDPDKFWGEQGRRIDWFKPFTKVKNTSYKPGKVSIKWYEDGTTNVAYNCVDRHLATRAKQTAIIWEGDDPSESKKISYGQLHTEVCKFANVLKAHGVKKGDRVTIYLPMIPEAAYAMLACARIGAVHSVVFGGFSPDSLASRIEDSDSKIVITADEGLRGGRSVPLKKNVDTADDKVKGGIDTVIVVRRTGGHVNMKEGRDLWYHEEAAKVSGHCPPVEVKAEDPLFLLYTSGSTGKPKGVLHTTAGYLVFTAMTHQYVFDYHDGDIYWCTADVGWVTGHSYILYGPLANGATTLMFEGIPTYPTISRFWEVIDKHKVNTFYTAPTAIRSLMGAGEEPVKKTRRKSLRLLGSVGEPINPEAWEWYHRVVGERRCPIVDTWWQTETGGIMISPLPGAMKLKPGSATLPFFGVQPEIVDAEGKVLTGACEGNLVMADSWPGQMRTVYGDHKRFEETYFSAYPNKYFSGDGCRRDASGYYWITGRVDDVINVSGHRMGTAEVESALVAHPSVSEAAVVGYPHDIKGQGIYAYVTLMTGEKPSDTLRKELVAYVRNEIGPIASPDLIQFAPGLPKTRSGKIMRRILRKIAEDEYGALGDTSTLADPTVVDDLVANRQNKRKAG; this is encoded by the coding sequence ATGTCCGAGACGATCTACGACGTGCCAGCCGCCTGGGCCAAGAAGGCCTGGCTGAACGAAGCCAAGTACAGGAAGATGTACACGGCCTCGATCAAGGATCCGGACAAGTTCTGGGGCGAGCAGGGCCGGCGGATCGACTGGTTCAAGCCTTTTACCAAGGTCAAGAACACCAGCTACAAGCCCGGCAAGGTCTCGATCAAGTGGTATGAGGACGGCACCACCAACGTCGCCTATAACTGCGTCGACCGGCATCTGGCGACGCGGGCCAAGCAGACGGCGATCATCTGGGAGGGCGACGATCCTTCCGAATCGAAGAAGATCAGCTACGGCCAGCTCCATACCGAGGTCTGCAAGTTCGCGAACGTCCTCAAGGCCCATGGCGTCAAGAAGGGCGACCGCGTCACCATCTACCTGCCGATGATCCCCGAGGCGGCCTATGCGATGCTCGCCTGCGCCCGCATCGGCGCGGTCCATTCGGTGGTGTTCGGCGGCTTCTCGCCGGATTCGCTGGCGAGCCGCATCGAGGATTCCGATTCGAAGATCGTGATCACCGCCGACGAGGGCCTGCGCGGCGGGCGCTCCGTCCCGCTCAAGAAGAACGTCGACACCGCCGACGACAAGGTGAAGGGCGGCATCGACACCGTCATCGTCGTCCGGCGCACCGGCGGCCACGTCAATATGAAGGAAGGCCGCGACCTCTGGTATCATGAGGAGGCCGCCAAGGTCTCCGGCCACTGCCCGCCCGTCGAGGTCAAGGCGGAGGACCCGCTCTTCCTGCTCTACACCTCCGGCTCGACCGGCAAGCCGAAGGGCGTGCTGCACACCACCGCCGGCTATCTCGTCTTCACCGCGATGACGCACCAATACGTCTTCGACTACCATGACGGCGACATCTACTGGTGCACGGCCGATGTCGGCTGGGTGACCGGCCACAGCTACATCCTCTACGGCCCGCTCGCCAACGGCGCGACCACGCTGATGTTCGAGGGCATCCCGACCTATCCGACGATCTCGCGCTTCTGGGAGGTCATCGACAAGCACAAGGTCAACACCTTCTACACGGCGCCGACCGCGATCCGCTCGCTGATGGGCGCCGGCGAGGAGCCGGTGAAGAAGACCAGGCGCAAGTCGCTGCGCCTGCTCGGCTCGGTCGGCGAGCCGATCAACCCGGAAGCCTGGGAGTGGTATCACCGCGTCGTCGGCGAGCGCCGCTGCCCGATCGTCGACACCTGGTGGCAGACCGAGACCGGCGGCATCATGATCTCGCCGCTGCCCGGCGCGATGAAGCTGAAGCCCGGCTCCGCGACGCTGCCCTTCTTCGGCGTGCAGCCCGAGATCGTCGATGCCGAGGGCAAGGTGCTGACCGGCGCCTGCGAGGGCAACCTCGTCATGGCCGATAGCTGGCCCGGCCAGATGCGCACGGTCTATGGCGACCACAAGCGCTTCGAGGAAACCTATTTCTCGGCCTATCCGAACAAGTATTTCAGCGGTGACGGCTGCCGGCGCGACGCCAGCGGCTATTACTGGATCACCGGCCGCGTCGACGACGTGATCAACGTCTCCGGCCACCGCATGGGCACGGCGGAGGTCGAATCGGCGCTGGTCGCGCATCCGTCGGTGTCGGAGGCGGCGGTCGTCGGCTATCCGCACGACATCAAGGGCCAGGGCATCTACGCCTATGTCACGCTGATGACGGGCGAGAAGCCGAGCGACACGCTGCGCAAGGAGCTCGTCGCCTATGTCCGCAACGAGATCGGCCCGATCGCCTCGCCTGACCTGATCCAGTTCGCGCCGGGCCTGCCCAAGACCCGTTCCGGCAAGATCATGCGCCGCATCCTGCGCAAGATCGCCGAGGACGAGTATGGCGCGCTCGGCGACACCTCGACGCTGGCCGACCCCACCGTGGTCGACGACCTCGTCGCCAACCGCCAGAACAAGCGCAAGGCGGGCTGA
- a CDS encoding EVE domain-containing protein: MAHWLIKSEPSVWSWDDQVKAGAKGTHWDGVKNHTAKLNLMAMKQGEQVFFYHSNEGLAVVGIVEVIREAYNWIPGEPWVLVDFKAVKPLPQPVTLAAVKAQPKLAKMSLVTSFRLSVQPVTEEEWGIVCRMGGL, translated from the coding sequence ATGGCTCACTGGCTGATCAAATCCGAACCCTCGGTCTGGTCCTGGGACGACCAGGTCAAGGCCGGCGCGAAGGGCACGCATTGGGACGGGGTGAAGAACCACACCGCCAAGCTCAACCTGATGGCGATGAAGCAGGGCGAGCAGGTCTTCTTCTATCATTCCAACGAGGGGCTCGCGGTCGTCGGCATCGTCGAGGTCATCAGGGAAGCCTACAACTGGATTCCGGGCGAGCCCTGGGTGCTGGTCGATTTCAAGGCGGTGAAGCCGCTGCCGCAGCCGGTGACGCTCGCCGCCGTCAAGGCGCAGCCGAAGCTGGCGAAGATGTCGCTCGTCACTTCCTTCCGCCTCTCGGTCCAGCCGGTGACGGAGGAGGAGTGGGGGATCGTCTGCAGGATGGGCGGGCTTTAG
- a CDS encoding uroporphyrinogen-III synthase, translating into MRVFVFRPRPDAERTARAIAGHGFEPVVAPLFEVIRLPGEAPAGSFDAIVVTSGNAVPALAQGPAAWRDLPVFTVGSRTAAKVREAGLDDTRSADGDRNDLIALIRRTLPAPARLLMIVARDRKEDVAERLREAGYEVALWIAYAAEAIAALPEETQAALRQGEGAALHYSPRGAQTFIALTQAAGIAEKALELTHVALSANVAAPLIAAGASTVLVAEHPEEAALLAALEQVSARQHPADPAGPGREPEVEDAPREAPPADAVKPSPEAVAPTEALPREFRPPPVEPKPPQVEREPARTPWIAVAAAGLVAGALGGALVGYVLPKAAPPPAAPSGDAAAIAALQTRLESVQAALTAADRRAASASDAAAKTGSELQAVTARLAALGNAPAPDTSAFSAQVQRAEAAAAATGQRLDQFAGRLGAVETRVKAASGASPEAMAAARIVLAERVRQALAGGRPFSSDVAALTRSGVAPADLAALAAVAGTGAPTREALLAGFRKHGATFQREVMPASASWTDKLIALASRVVTVRPVGESASTDPATLPIRLEGAIAAGDAAKAAALWGELPEPARRASAEFGADLGKRAAADAAIAKIAQDAVAALGTAG; encoded by the coding sequence ATGCGCGTCTTCGTCTTTCGCCCGCGCCCCGACGCCGAACGGACGGCCCGCGCCATCGCCGGGCACGGCTTCGAGCCGGTGGTCGCGCCGCTCTTCGAGGTGATCCGCCTGCCGGGCGAGGCGCCTGCGGGCTCTTTCGACGCGATCGTGGTGACCAGCGGCAACGCCGTGCCGGCACTGGCGCAGGGGCCGGCCGCCTGGCGCGACCTGCCCGTCTTCACGGTCGGCAGCCGCACCGCCGCGAAGGTGCGCGAGGCCGGGCTTGACGACACCCGCAGCGCCGACGGCGACCGCAACGACCTGATCGCTCTGATCCGGCGGACGCTGCCGGCGCCGGCGCGCCTGCTGATGATCGTCGCGCGCGACCGCAAGGAGGACGTGGCGGAGCGGCTGCGCGAGGCCGGCTACGAGGTTGCGCTCTGGATCGCCTATGCGGCCGAGGCGATCGCCGCCCTGCCCGAGGAGACGCAAGCCGCGCTGCGGCAGGGCGAGGGCGCGGCGCTGCATTATTCCCCGCGCGGGGCGCAGACCTTCATCGCCCTGACGCAGGCGGCCGGCATCGCCGAAAAGGCGCTCGAGCTCACCCATGTCGCGCTCTCTGCCAATGTCGCCGCGCCGCTCATCGCGGCCGGAGCCAGCACCGTCCTGGTCGCGGAGCATCCCGAAGAAGCGGCGTTGCTGGCGGCGCTGGAGCAGGTCTCGGCGCGCCAGCACCCCGCCGATCCAGCCGGGCCCGGGCGGGAGCCGGAGGTCGAAGACGCTCCGCGGGAGGCGCCTCCGGCCGATGCCGTCAAGCCTTCACCGGAAGCGGTGGCGCCGACCGAGGCGCTGCCACGGGAATTCAGGCCGCCCCCGGTCGAGCCGAAGCCGCCGCAGGTCGAACGCGAGCCGGCCCGCACGCCCTGGATAGCCGTTGCGGCGGCCGGTCTCGTTGCGGGCGCGCTCGGCGGAGCCCTCGTCGGCTATGTCCTGCCCAAGGCGGCACCTCCCCCCGCAGCGCCCTCGGGGGATGCTGCGGCGATCGCCGCGCTGCAAACCCGGCTGGAGAGCGTGCAGGCGGCGCTGACGGCGGCCGACCGCAGGGCGGCCTCGGCCTCCGATGCGGCAGCGAAGACCGGTTCGGAGCTTCAGGCCGTCACCGCGAGGCTCGCCGCACTCGGCAATGCGCCGGCGCCCGATACCAGCGCCTTCAGCGCTCAGGTCCAGCGGGCGGAAGCGGCGGCGGCGGCCACCGGCCAGCGCCTCGACCAGTTCGCCGGGCGGCTCGGCGCGGTCGAGACCCGGGTGAAGGCGGCGTCGGGCGCCAGCCCCGAGGCGATGGCGGCGGCGCGGATCGTGCTCGCCGAACGGGTGCGGCAGGCGCTGGCGGGCGGGCGCCCCTTCTCGAGCGATGTCGCGGCGCTGACGCGAAGCGGCGTGGCGCCGGCCGATCTGGCCGCGCTCGCCGCCGTGGCCGGGACCGGCGCGCCGACGCGCGAGGCGCTGCTGGCCGGGTTCCGCAAGCACGGCGCGACGTTCCAGCGCGAGGTGATGCCGGCTTCCGCGAGCTGGACCGACAAGCTCATCGCCCTGGCGAGCCGGGTGGTCACGGTCCGCCCGGTCGGCGAGAGCGCCTCGACCGATCCCGCGACGCTGCCGATCCGGCTCGAAGGCGCCATCGCCGCCGGCGACGCGGCCAAGGCTGCGGCGCTGTGGGGAGAGTTGCCGGAACCGGCGCGCCGTGCCAGTGCGGAGTTCGGCGCCGATCTCGGCAAGCGCGCCGCGGCGGATGCGGCGATCGCCAAAATCGCGCAGGATGCGGTCGCCGCGCTCGGCACGGCCGGCTGA
- a CDS encoding heme biosynthesis HemY N-terminal domain-containing protein: MVRVLIYLAVFACLAFGAVWLADRPGEVSVLWQGYRIETSVALAAIGVVALAFLVLVVWAVLRFVLGLPSAFSLSSRARRRARGFEAVSRGMVAIGAGDPVAAGRYTGEARRFVPGEPLTLLLEAQTAQLRGDRAQAEAAFKAMLEKSETRVLGLRGLFVEAKRRGDAAAARAFADDAVRRSPSLAWANDALLDFHTQAGDWQAARTAVERRAALRLVDKAEARRQRAVLLAAEALQAREHEPEKALAAALEAVKLSPSLTPAAALAGRMLAARGDVRKASKLLETAWKEAPHPEIAAAYLDARSGDSTHDRLKRAIALSRLRPADPESVLALAGAAIQAREFKEAREALKPLLAGGASVRACLLMAELEDAEHGAAGRVREWLARATRAPRDAAWVADGLVSDRWMPVSPITGRLDAFVWTVPPATLGSPAQAIDDVLADLDDSTRLIEARAESATTIEPAAVAPPPPPPPQEEPRPEPAAPHEEPKPVVEAVAEPAGAKPAEAEPAQINPAAARESVPPKPVIFPVSHAPDDPGPGEEPPPEPKKSGFRLFG; encoded by the coding sequence ATGGTTCGCGTTCTCATCTACCTCGCCGTCTTCGCCTGCCTCGCCTTCGGCGCCGTCTGGCTCGCCGACCGGCCGGGCGAGGTCTCCGTGCTCTGGCAGGGCTACCGGATCGAGACCAGCGTCGCGCTGGCGGCGATCGGCGTCGTCGCGCTCGCTTTCCTGGTGCTGGTGGTCTGGGCCGTGCTGCGCTTCGTCCTCGGGCTGCCCTCGGCCTTCAGCCTGTCCTCGCGGGCGCGGCGCCGGGCGCGCGGCTTCGAGGCCGTCTCGCGCGGCATGGTCGCGATCGGCGCGGGCGATCCCGTCGCCGCCGGCCGCTATACCGGCGAGGCGCGCCGCTTCGTTCCCGGCGAGCCGCTGACCCTGTTGCTCGAGGCGCAGACCGCGCAGCTCAGGGGCGACCGGGCCCAGGCCGAGGCCGCCTTCAAGGCGATGCTGGAGAAATCCGAGACGCGGGTGCTCGGCCTGCGCGGGCTTTTCGTCGAGGCCAAGCGCCGCGGCGACGCCGCCGCGGCGCGCGCCTTCGCCGACGATGCGGTGCGCCGCTCGCCCTCGCTCGCCTGGGCCAACGATGCGCTGCTCGATTTCCACACCCAGGCCGGCGACTGGCAGGCGGCCCGCACCGCGGTCGAGCGCCGCGCGGCGCTGAGGCTCGTCGACAAGGCCGAGGCACGCCGCCAGCGCGCGGTGCTGCTGGCGGCCGAGGCGTTGCAGGCGCGCGAGCACGAGCCCGAGAAGGCGCTCGCCGCCGCGCTCGAGGCGGTCAAGCTCTCGCCGTCGCTGACGCCGGCCGCAGCGCTCGCCGGGCGGATGCTGGCGGCGCGCGGCGATGTCCGCAAGGCCTCGAAGCTCCTGGAGACGGCCTGGAAGGAGGCGCCCCACCCCGAGATCGCCGCCGCCTATCTCGATGCCCGGTCCGGCGACAGCACGCATGACCGCCTCAAACGCGCGATCGCCCTGTCGAGGCTGCGCCCGGCCGACCCCGAAAGCGTGCTGGCGCTCGCCGGAGCCGCGATCCAGGCCCGCGAGTTCAAGGAGGCGCGCGAGGCGCTGAAGCCGCTTCTGGCCGGCGGCGCCTCGGTGCGTGCCTGCCTGCTGATGGCGGAGCTCGAGGACGCCGAGCACGGCGCCGCCGGCCGCGTGCGCGAATGGCTGGCCCGGGCGACGCGGGCGCCGCGCGATGCCGCCTGGGTGGCGGACGGGCTGGTCTCGGACCGCTGGATGCCGGTCTCGCCGATCACCGGCCGGCTCGATGCCTTCGTCTGGACGGTGCCGCCGGCGACGCTCGGCAGCCCGGCGCAGGCGATCGACGACGTCCTGGCCGATCTCGACGATTCGACCCGGCTGATCGAGGCCAGGGCGGAAAGCGCCACCACGATCGAGCCTGCCGCGGTGGCCCCGCCCCCTCCCCCGCCGCCGCAGGAGGAGCCCAGGCCCGAGCCGGCTGCTCCGCACGAGGAGCCGAAGCCGGTCGTGGAAGCGGTCGCGGAACCCGCCGGGGCGAAGCCGGCTGAGGCCGAGCCGGCGCAGATCAACCCCGCCGCCGCGCGCGAGAGCGTGCCACCGAAGCCGGTGATCTTTCCGGTCTCGCATGCGCCGGATGATCCGGGGCCGGGCGAGGAGCCGCCGCCGGAGCCGAAGAAGAGCGGTTTCAGGCTGTTCGGCTGA